The following nucleotide sequence is from Pseudarthrobacter psychrotolerans.
GTGCGCAGCGGCCCCCACCGCGCGGACGTCCGCAGCCGGCATGGTGGCCGGGAACATGATGCTCTCGTTGGTGTATTCGTGGTTCGCGAACAGCACGGCTCGGCGGCCCTTGGTGTCAGGGATCTCGACGATGTCCGTGTAGTCGTTGTTGTAGCCGAACTGCTGGGCCTGCGCGGCGGCCGTCTGGTTGTTCAGATCGAAGTCCGGCGTGCCATTGAAGATCGGGTCGCCCCAGCGGATCACGGGCTGCCAAGTGAAGCCTTCCGGCACGGTAAAAGCGTCGACGGCAGCATCCACCGGAGCGATCGGCGTGAACGTCAACTTGGACTTCGCGAAGCCCTCCTTCGCGGCGGGGGCCAGGCCGGGACCGCCGGCAAGTGCCGGTTCCGCGGAGGTAATGGCGCTGCCGAGTACGACGGCGAGCGCACCGGCGGCGCCGAAGCCCAGGGCGGCGCGGCGGGACATGGTGGCGGACGCGATGTCCCGGAAATAGCTGTTGGAGCTGGTGTTGCAGACATCGCCGGCGCAGGCGTTGTCGCACTTCAAGGCGCAGGTGACGGCGCTGCGCTTGCCCTTGGTGTGGCCGAGCATGGGCAGCAGGGTGAACTTGCGGGCTGTCGTTTCAGACAAAGGGTGCCTCCAGATTAACGATCGGGTCCGGGCCACCCTGTCAGCGCCAGCCAAAGACGAGAGGCCACTCTGGTTAAGTTCAGGTGAACTCCCCATCGATTGCTCCCCACCGACCATCGATTGCTCCGTAAAGGCCCTTTTCAGCCCCCAAAAGGGCCTTTACGGAGCAGTCGATGCTGCCAAAAGGGCGTGGACCCTGGCGAGGCGGGCCAGCCACCAGTCGCGGCGTTCCGCGGAAGCCGCATACCGCGACAGCAGCCCGGCATCGGCGGTGACGTCGCGGAGGCGGATGGCGCCGTCGTCGGCCACCAAAGGATCCAGCGTGATGTCCGAGGTGAACAGCGACACAGTCCCCAGCCCGCACGCGTACGGCAGCTCGGGCAACGCGGCCGCCAAAGCCAGCCCCGCGCGGATGCCCACGGACGTGTCCAGCGCTGAACTGACGACGGCGGGGAGCCCGGCCTGCGCCACGATGTCCAGCGCGCGCCGCACTCCCCCGAGCGGGGCGACCTTAACAACCAGCAGATCCGCCGCCCCGGCCCGGGCCACGCGCAGGGGGTCGGATTCCTTGCGCACACTTTCGTCGGCGGCGATCAGCACGGGCGTTCCTGCGGCGCGCAGCTGGCGCCGCACCTCGGCAAGCCCCTCAATCGAAGGCACCGGCTGCTCGGCATATTCAAGTCCGACGGCGGCCAGCCGGGTGAGTGCCGATACCGCGGCGGGCACGTCCCAGCCGCCGTTGGCGTCCACCCGGATGGCGGCGTCGGGCAGGGCTTCGCGGACGGCGGCGACCCGGGCAGCGTCGTCGTCGAGCGTCTGCCCACGCTCGGCGACCTTGATCTTGACGGCGTCCACCCGGCCGAACCGGGCCAGCACCTCCGGCACCCGGTCTGCGGAGACTGCGGGCACCGTGGCGTTAACAGGGATCACCGAGCGCAACGGCGCGGGAAAACCATGCCAGCCGGCCTCGATGGTGGCGGCGAGCCAGCGGGAGGCCTCGGCATCGGCGTATTCGGGGAACGGGCAGAACTCGCCCCAGCCGAGCGGACCGCGCAGCAGCAGGGTTTCGCGTTCCATGATGCCGCGGAACTTCACCCGCATGGGCAGGCTCACCACGTGCGCAGAAGCGAGCAGTTCATCCAGAGCGGGGAAGGTGTGCGGCATGCCTTTCACTGTACCGGCGGGCTAGATCCACTTGTTGTGCTTGAACGCCAGGTACAGGACGAATCCCATGGCCACCATCAGGCCCAGCGCAAACGGGTAGCCGAAAAACCAGTCCAGTTCCGGCATGTCGCGGAAGTTCATGCCGTAGATCGAAGCCACCAGCGTGGGCGCGAAAAGAATAGCAGCCCACGACGAAATGCGCTTCACCTCCTCGTTCTGCGCGTAGCTGGATTCGGTGAGGAGGCGCATTTCGTCATTCTGGCGCTGGGCTACCAGGGCCGCGTTGACGGCCAGGGCGTTCTGCAGCAGCGCACGGAATGACGCCACCCTTTCGTTGAGCCGGATCGCGTGGTCCAGGACGTCGCGGAAGTGGTCCAGGAGGTCGGCGCCGGGCTGGCGCTCAGGTGTTCCCGCCATGAGCGCCTGCAGGATGCCAACCAGAGGGCTCGTGGCGCGCTGGAAGGTGATGACCTGCCGGGAAAGTTCGTAGATCCGGCGGGACACGTCGGGATCGGCGCCGAAAAGGTCGTCTTCGATCTCGTCAATATCGTTCTCCAGACCCGCTGCCACGGGTTCGTACTCGTCCACCACCTGGTCCAGGATTCCGTAGAGCACCGCGTCCGGGCCGAGCGCAAGGAACTCCGGGGTCGATTCCATCCGGTGGCGGACTTTTGCCAGGTCCGGCGATTCGGCATGGCGGACCGTGATCACATAGTCGGTGCCCGCGAAAACATGGATCTCGCCGAAGTCCA
It contains:
- a CDS encoding o-succinylbenzoate synthase, whose protein sequence is MPHTFPALDELLASAHVVSLPMRVKFRGIMERETLLLRGPLGWGEFCPFPEYADAEASRWLAATIEAGWHGFPAPLRSVIPVNATVPAVSADRVPEVLARFGRVDAVKIKVAERGQTLDDDAARVAAVREALPDAAIRVDANGGWDVPAAVSALTRLAAVGLEYAEQPVPSIEGLAEVRRQLRAAGTPVLIAADESVRKESDPLRVARAGAADLLVVKVAPLGGVRRALDIVAQAGLPAVVSSALDTSVGIRAGLALAAALPELPYACGLGTVSLFTSDITLDPLVADDGAIRLRDVTADAGLLSRYAASAERRDWWLARLARVHALLAASTAP
- a CDS encoding magnesium and cobalt transport protein CorA is translated as MTMIDNAVYVNGVRTADPEDLDETYFLLRQREGMAWIGMYRPDAEELRSVAEEFDLSHLAVEDALAGHQRAKLEHYGECLFLVLRPARYLDDVEKVDFGEIHVFAGTDYVITVRHAESPDLAKVRHRMESTPEFLALGPDAVLYGILDQVVDEYEPVAAGLENDIDEIEDDLFGADPDVSRRIYELSRQVITFQRATSPLVGILQALMAGTPERQPGADLLDHFRDVLDHAIRLNERVASFRALLQNALAVNAALVAQRQNDEMRLLTESSYAQNEEVKRISSWAAILFAPTLVASIYGMNFRDMPELDWFFGYPFALGLMVAMGFVLYLAFKHNKWI